From one Conyzicola nivalis genomic stretch:
- the flgK gene encoding flagellar hook-associated protein FlgK produces MSTFSGLNTAYSGLVAARHGIDVSGQNIVNVNTTGYTRQRAVQEAAGSLAQVGRLTGQVKVGQGVAVTTIQRLGDSFLDAKVRSTTASSGYWGVRANVLSTLQTSLHEPGDNGISKQLSNVWAAWSDMGNKAGDPAAAAVLLQQSGALVTQISDGYTAVTNQWDQLRTETSGLVTELNDAAGQVAALNGLIRSTLNAGGSANEYIDQRNALTTTMATLSGATLRNLPDGTAEVLLGGNALVSGDRSYALEVTGTTALAGAVGDPVKLNWVGRPDVPVSVDGGEIAGALSSLSGANAAGTGGALAEAAADYNEFATFLATKINAVHNGGVRADGSPGGDFFALPLTGPAALGLTVIPTDVKGIAYAAPGAGGKDGSIAAAIAKIKSDKDAPDTMWSAIVTSIGTAAKSGMQQSNLADLSTKAAVGNQLANSAVDMDEEQLNLQMFQTAYNGAARVLTAVDEMLDTLINRTGLVGR; encoded by the coding sequence ATGAGCACCTTCAGCGGACTGAACACCGCCTACAGCGGGCTGGTGGCCGCCCGACACGGGATCGACGTCTCCGGCCAGAACATCGTTAATGTCAACACGACCGGGTACACGCGCCAACGGGCCGTGCAGGAGGCTGCGGGCTCGCTCGCCCAGGTCGGCCGGCTCACCGGGCAGGTCAAGGTGGGCCAGGGCGTGGCGGTGACCACGATCCAGCGCCTCGGCGATAGCTTCCTCGACGCGAAGGTGCGCTCGACCACGGCGTCGAGCGGCTACTGGGGTGTGCGCGCCAATGTGCTCAGCACCCTGCAGACGTCGCTGCACGAGCCGGGTGACAACGGTATTTCCAAGCAGCTCAGCAATGTCTGGGCGGCCTGGAGCGACATGGGCAACAAGGCGGGTGACCCCGCAGCGGCCGCGGTTCTCCTGCAGCAGTCCGGTGCGCTGGTCACCCAGATCTCCGACGGCTACACCGCCGTTACCAACCAGTGGGATCAACTGCGCACCGAGACGTCCGGACTCGTCACCGAACTCAACGATGCTGCGGGCCAGGTCGCGGCCCTGAACGGGCTCATCCGCTCCACGCTGAACGCGGGCGGGTCGGCAAACGAGTACATCGACCAGCGCAACGCTCTCACCACCACGATGGCAACGCTCAGCGGCGCGACCTTGCGCAATCTTCCCGACGGGACCGCCGAAGTGCTCCTCGGCGGCAACGCGCTCGTGTCCGGCGACCGGTCGTACGCCCTCGAGGTGACCGGAACCACCGCCCTCGCCGGCGCCGTGGGCGACCCTGTGAAACTGAACTGGGTCGGTCGGCCCGACGTACCCGTAAGCGTCGACGGCGGCGAGATCGCCGGTGCGCTGTCGAGCCTGTCGGGTGCCAACGCCGCGGGCACGGGTGGAGCGCTCGCCGAAGCGGCCGCCGACTACAACGAATTCGCCACGTTCCTCGCCACAAAGATCAACGCGGTCCACAACGGGGGCGTGCGCGCAGACGGTTCGCCCGGAGGCGACTTCTTCGCCCTGCCGCTCACCGGTCCGGCCGCTCTCGGCCTCACCGTGATCCCCACCGACGTGAAGGGGATCGCCTATGCAGCCCCCGGCGCCGGCGGAAAAGACGGCTCGATCGCCGCCGCGATCGCCAAGATCAAGTCCGACAAAGACGCCCCGGACACCATGTGGTCCGCCATCGTCACGAGCATCGGCACCGCCGCCAAGTCCGGCATGCAGCAGTCGAACCTCGCCGACCTGTCGACCAAGGCCGCCGTCGGCAACCAGCTCGCCAACTCCGCCGTCGACATGGACGAGGAGCAGCTGAACCTGCAGATGTTCCAGACCGCCTACAACGGCGCGGCCCGCGTCTTGACCGCCGTGGACGAAATGCTCGACACGCTCATCAACCGCACCGGTCTTGTGGGGAGATAG
- a CDS encoding flagellar protein FlgN, translated as MGTHELSASLWRERELLELLVFKLTEEQLLLTSGKARWLQYATQEVEQVMQKLRNAGLARSIEVSSLAEDWGVDENSTLRELTVHSTDDTWRDILTAHLVAMTELTREIQELRDLNVQYLRVAIRSTQEALAHDGSASGTYDAKGVTENSLATARMFDLNL; from the coding sequence ATGGGTACGCATGAACTGTCGGCGTCGCTGTGGCGCGAGCGTGAACTGCTCGAGCTGCTCGTCTTCAAGCTGACCGAAGAACAGCTGCTGCTGACGTCGGGCAAGGCCCGCTGGCTGCAGTACGCGACGCAAGAGGTCGAGCAGGTGATGCAGAAGCTGCGCAACGCCGGCCTCGCGCGCTCGATCGAGGTGTCGAGTCTCGCCGAAGACTGGGGCGTCGACGAGAATTCGACGCTGCGCGAACTCACCGTGCACTCGACGGATGACACCTGGCGGGACATCCTGACCGCCCACCTCGTGGCAATGACCGAACTGACCCGTGAGATCCAGGAGCTGCGCGACCTCAACGTGCAGTACCTGCGCGTCGCCATCCGCTCCACGCAGGAAGCGCTCGCGCACGACGGTTCGGCGAGCGGCACCTACGACGCCAAGGGCGTCACCGAAAACTCTCTGGCAACCGCCCGTATGTTCGACCTGAATCTTTAA
- a CDS encoding sigma-70 family RNA polymerase sigma factor, translating to MERHERNALVVENLPLVGYLVSEVWAKARHLSRDDLASAGALALVTSADSFRPELGIPFGAFARRRIVGAFADEMRSEDWASRGARRRIKETLAVQDTLTAALGRKPKVDEVAAAMGVDRESAAAGMADAARVVVALDETVAEALVAEAALPEETLLSAERLAYLHSAVDALPEKMRVVIEAIYFDDKTVKDIAEESGTTHSAVSQLRSEAVRLLRDGLETHYSDGAAEYTPVSRVAVSSRSAYLARMAEHAMATSVRDRGVVHTEAAAS from the coding sequence GTGGAACGACACGAACGCAACGCGCTGGTGGTGGAGAACCTACCGCTCGTCGGATATCTCGTATCCGAGGTGTGGGCGAAAGCCCGCCACCTCTCTCGCGACGACCTGGCCTCGGCCGGCGCCCTCGCCCTAGTCACCTCGGCGGACTCGTTCCGGCCCGAGCTCGGCATCCCGTTCGGCGCCTTCGCCCGCCGTCGCATCGTCGGCGCCTTCGCCGACGAGATGCGTTCGGAAGACTGGGCCAGCCGCGGCGCCCGTCGTCGCATCAAAGAGACCCTCGCGGTGCAGGACACCCTGACGGCCGCGCTCGGCCGCAAGCCCAAGGTCGATGAGGTCGCCGCCGCGATGGGGGTCGACCGCGAATCCGCGGCGGCCGGGATGGCGGACGCCGCCCGCGTCGTCGTCGCCCTCGACGAGACCGTCGCCGAGGCCCTCGTCGCCGAGGCCGCCCTGCCGGAAGAGACGCTGCTCTCCGCCGAGCGGCTCGCCTACCTGCACTCCGCGGTCGACGCCCTGCCCGAGAAGATGCGGGTCGTCATCGAGGCGATCTACTTCGACGACAAGACGGTGAAAGACATCGCGGAAGAATCGGGCACGACCCACTCCGCCGTCTCGCAGCTGCGCTCCGAGGCCGTGCGGCTGCTGCGCGACGGGCTCGAGACGCACTACTCCGACGGGGCCGCCGAGTACACGCCGGTCTCCCGCGTCGCCGTCTCCAGCCGAAGCGCGTACCTCGCCAGGATGGCGGAGCACGCCATGGCCACGTCGGTGCGCGACCGCGGCGTCGTGCACACGGAAGCCGCGGCATCCTGA
- a CDS encoding flagellin N-terminal helical domain-containing protein, with product MHSNPITEENIMGMQINTNISALNSYRNLSNTQNDLSKSLEKLSSGLRINRAADDAAGLAISEGLRSQVSGLKVAARNAQDGISVIQTAEGGLTETTSILQRLRDLAVQAGNDSNNADSRAAISTEANALVSELDRISKSTNFNGINLLDGSAGTLKFQVGADGDASSQIGVSLTSANVATVASALSVGNTGTTFASNTATALLATGAQAFTFTEGTTTSLVTVNFAGAAGTLKTVDDVAAKLNADAGFSAKAVASVTYDAAGVANGINVKSLTGGTVAVADPGTGFSAAGTAGTTGALSFTTAAGAQSAITLLDAQIKNISSARADLGASQNRFESTINSLNVSAENLTAAESRIRDTDMASEMVNYTRANILSQAGTAMLAQANQSNQGVLQLLG from the coding sequence ATGCACTCAAACCCAATCACGGAGGAAAACATCATGGGTATGCAGATCAACACCAACATTTCGGCACTCAACTCGTACCGGAACCTCTCCAACACGCAGAACGACCTGTCGAAGTCGCTGGAGAAGCTTTCCAGCGGCCTCCGCATCAACCGCGCAGCGGACGATGCAGCCGGTCTCGCCATCTCCGAGGGTCTGCGCTCGCAGGTCTCCGGCCTCAAGGTCGCCGCCCGCAACGCTCAGGATGGCATCTCCGTCATCCAGACCGCTGAAGGTGGACTCACCGAGACCACGTCGATCCTCCAGCGTCTTCGCGACCTCGCTGTTCAGGCCGGTAACGACTCGAACAACGCCGACTCGCGCGCCGCGATCAGCACGGAAGCAAACGCTCTCGTGTCGGAGCTCGACCGCATCTCGAAGTCGACCAACTTCAACGGCATCAACCTGCTCGACGGTTCGGCCGGAACTCTCAAGTTCCAGGTCGGCGCTGACGGCGACGCCAGCAGCCAGATCGGCGTCAGCCTGACGTCGGCCAACGTCGCAACGGTCGCCAGCGCGCTGAGCGTCGGCAACACCGGCACGACCTTCGCCTCCAACACGGCCACCGCCCTGCTCGCCACCGGCGCGCAGGCGTTCACCTTCACCGAGGGAACCACGACGAGCCTCGTCACGGTCAACTTCGCGGGTGCGGCCGGAACGCTGAAGACGGTCGACGACGTGGCAGCGAAGCTGAACGCCGACGCCGGCTTCTCGGCCAAGGCTGTCGCGAGCGTCACCTACGACGCTGCCGGAGTTGCCAACGGCATCAACGTGAAGTCGCTCACCGGTGGAACCGTCGCCGTCGCCGACCCCGGCACCGGCTTCTCGGCCGCAGGCACCGCCGGTACGACGGGAGCGCTGAGCTTCACGACCGCTGCCGGCGCACAGTCGGCGATCACGCTGCTCGACGCGCAGATCAAGAACATCTCGTCGGCTCGCGCCGACCTGGGTGCTTCGCAGAACCGCTTCGAGTCGACGATCAACTCGCTCAACGTCTCGGCGGAGAACCTCACCGCTGCGGAGTCGCGTATCCGCGACACCGACATGGCGAGCGAGATGGTCAACTACACCCGCGCGAACATCCTGTCGCAGGCCGGTACCGCCATGCTCGCGCAGGCGAACCAGTCCAACCAGGGCGTTCTGCAGCTCCTCGGCTAG
- the fliD gene encoding flagellar filament capping protein FliD produces the protein MASISLPGLASGLNSAELISSLLAIDAQSQTLIRNKAIVATTSVSALRGLNSQVAALGTLATATAKAGGLDFFSASSNSAAVTATASSGASNGTIDIVVGKLAQAQSGVTAAMTAWTGSPSITIVGADGKTTGISPASASLDDVVTAINASAAGVTATKVASGTDAGGATQYRLQLSGKETGAAGSFTVYAGTEADVAAGTATNVLAQPGAATIRLAQDSSVTLWAGTAAEQVITSKSNTFADLLPGVSVTVSGVSTTPVTVSVARDTAKTSAAAAKLVSDLNATLAYISIRTVSTASTDAEGKPVLSGGAFTGDSTTRDVTKKLLDAASAPVGGRSPSEFGISITKTGTMEFNAEKFDAAFAKDPVGTQKVVAEIASRIATAATNASDKTTGTITTKITGEQTTIDQLTKEVAKWDDRLATRKTNLERYYAAFEVSMGNLNAQMTWLTSQVDALKASKD, from the coding sequence ATGGCATCGATCAGCCTCCCGGGCCTAGCGAGCGGACTCAATTCCGCAGAACTCATCAGCTCGCTGCTCGCGATCGACGCCCAGTCGCAGACGCTGATCAGAAACAAGGCGATCGTCGCAACCACGTCGGTGAGCGCGCTCCGCGGCCTCAACAGCCAGGTAGCCGCCCTCGGCACCCTCGCGACCGCGACGGCCAAGGCCGGCGGCCTCGACTTCTTCTCGGCTAGCTCCAATTCGGCGGCCGTCACCGCCACAGCGTCATCCGGGGCGTCGAACGGCACCATCGACATCGTGGTCGGCAAGCTGGCTCAGGCCCAGTCGGGTGTTACCGCCGCGATGACCGCGTGGACCGGTTCCCCGTCGATCACCATTGTCGGCGCCGACGGCAAGACCACCGGCATCTCGCCCGCATCGGCCTCCCTCGACGACGTCGTGACGGCGATCAACGCCTCCGCGGCAGGCGTGACCGCGACCAAAGTCGCCTCGGGAACCGACGCCGGCGGAGCCACCCAGTACCGGCTGCAACTGAGCGGCAAGGAAACGGGTGCGGCCGGCTCGTTCACCGTCTACGCGGGTACGGAGGCGGATGTCGCCGCCGGTACCGCCACGAACGTGCTCGCCCAACCCGGCGCCGCGACCATCCGCCTCGCGCAGGACTCCTCCGTGACGCTCTGGGCGGGAACCGCGGCGGAGCAGGTCATCACGTCGAAGAGCAACACCTTCGCCGACCTGCTCCCCGGAGTCTCCGTGACCGTCTCCGGTGTCTCGACCACCCCGGTCACCGTCTCCGTCGCCCGAGATACCGCGAAGACGAGTGCCGCGGCCGCCAAACTCGTGAGCGACCTCAACGCCACTCTGGCCTACATCTCGATCCGCACCGTCTCGACGGCGAGTACCGATGCCGAGGGGAAGCCCGTGCTTTCGGGAGGGGCTTTCACGGGAGACAGCACGACCCGCGACGTGACGAAGAAACTGTTGGACGCGGCATCCGCCCCCGTCGGCGGCCGCTCGCCCTCCGAATTCGGTATTTCGATCACCAAGACCGGCACCATGGAGTTCAACGCGGAGAAGTTCGACGCCGCGTTCGCGAAAGACCCGGTCGGCACGCAGAAGGTCGTGGCCGAGATCGCCTCGCGGATCGCCACCGCCGCCACCAACGCGTCCGACAAGACCACCGGCACCATCACCACCAAGATCACCGGCGAGCAGACCACCATCGACCAGCTCACAAAAGAGGTGGCCAAGTGGGACGACCGGCTCGCGACGCGGAAAACCAACCTGGAACGCTACTACGCGGCGTTCGAGGTGAGCATGGGCAACCTGAACGCCCAGATGACCTGGCTGACTTCCCAAGTAGATGCACTGAAGGCCTCGAAGGACTGA
- the fliS gene encoding flagellar export chaperone FliS: MTMYANAQQQRNRYAADAVMSASPARLLTMLYDRLLLDLSRAESAHETGSWSVASDNLLHAQDIITELTSSLKPELWDGGDRLLALYNYVSGALIDANVKRDTARIRESIGLLEPLRQAWHEAAAELVVSQPAAPRAAAAGGMLGVA, encoded by the coding sequence ATGACCATGTACGCGAATGCCCAGCAGCAGCGCAACCGGTACGCCGCGGACGCCGTCATGTCGGCCTCCCCCGCCCGGCTGCTCACCATGCTCTACGACCGCCTGCTGCTCGATCTGAGTCGAGCCGAGTCGGCCCACGAGACCGGTTCGTGGTCCGTGGCATCCGACAACCTGCTGCACGCGCAAGACATCATCACCGAGCTGACGTCGTCGCTCAAGCCCGAACTCTGGGACGGCGGGGATCGCCTGCTCGCCCTGTACAACTATGTGTCGGGCGCACTCATCGACGCGAACGTCAAGCGCGATACAGCCCGCATCCGCGAGAGCATCGGTCTGCTCGAGCCGCTGCGTCAGGCCTGGCACGAGGCGGCGGCAGAACTCGTCGTGTCGCAGCCGGCCGCGCCGCGTGCGGCCGCGGCGGGCGGGATGCTGGGCGTTGCCTGA
- a CDS encoding flagellar basal body rod protein FlgB yields MLESVTSAALSSALDGLALRQRAIASNIANVNTPGYTAKRVLFEDALAKSVENGDGDVTAVTARALEPTRLDGNNVNLDTETLSNVDTVLRFQFASQAIGGQFTALRTAMRTN; encoded by the coding sequence GTGCTCGAATCTGTGACCTCCGCTGCACTGAGCAGCGCGCTCGACGGCCTGGCCCTGCGCCAGCGCGCGATCGCGAGCAACATCGCGAACGTCAACACCCCCGGCTACACGGCGAAGCGCGTGCTCTTCGAAGACGCCCTCGCCAAGTCGGTCGAGAACGGCGACGGCGACGTCACGGCGGTCACCGCGCGCGCGCTCGAGCCCACGCGCCTCGACGGCAACAACGTCAACCTCGACACCGAGACCCTGTCCAACGTCGACACCGTGCTGCGCTTCCAGTTCGCCAGCCAGGCCATCGGCGGCCAGTTCACCGCACTGCGCACGGCGATGAGGACCAACTGA
- a CDS encoding flagellar basal body rod protein FlgC: protein MTFDAIGIASTGMTLHRKWLDSVSDNLSNINTVKATTDDAFQARYVVAQEGEGTSGVYVQGAAFGSAEGRLVHEPDHPLADADGYVRYPDIDLASQMGQLIMAQRGYQASAAVVDRAKESYQAALQIGRN from the coding sequence ATGACTTTCGACGCGATCGGCATCGCGAGCACCGGCATGACACTGCACCGCAAGTGGCTCGACTCGGTCTCCGACAACCTGTCCAACATCAACACCGTCAAGGCCACGACCGACGACGCGTTCCAGGCCCGCTATGTCGTCGCCCAGGAGGGCGAGGGCACCTCCGGCGTCTACGTGCAGGGCGCCGCCTTCGGTTCCGCCGAGGGCCGCCTCGTGCACGAGCCCGACCACCCGCTCGCCGACGCCGACGGCTACGTGCGTTACCCCGACATCGACCTCGCCTCGCAGATGGGCCAGCTGATCATGGCCCAGCGTGGCTACCAAGCCAGCGCAGCGGTCGTCGACCGCGCGAAGGAAAGCTACCAGGCCGCCCTCCAGATCGGACGCAACTGA
- the fliE gene encoding flagellar hook-basal body complex protein FliE: MDPLAISPVQGTTGTGYLPSVGGVQSTDGSGFASSLTGAVENVQQLQDASSDLAIKAVTGDLEDIHNATIASSRAAVTLELVAAVRNKGVDAFTEIMRMQA; encoded by the coding sequence ATGGACCCGCTCGCAATCTCCCCGGTGCAGGGCACGACAGGCACCGGCTACCTTCCCAGCGTCGGAGGGGTGCAGTCCACCGACGGCTCCGGCTTCGCCAGCTCGCTCACCGGCGCCGTCGAGAACGTGCAGCAGTTGCAGGACGCCTCGAGCGACCTCGCGATCAAGGCCGTCACGGGCGACCTCGAAGACATCCACAACGCGACGATCGCGTCGTCGCGTGCCGCCGTCACCCTCGAACTCGTCGCCGCCGTGCGTAACAAGGGCGTCGACGCGTTCACCGAGATCATGAGGATGCAGGCCTGA
- the fliF gene encoding flagellar basal-body MS-ring/collar protein FliF, translating to MPRQVTSAFRNFANAVREFTVAQRTVAIIGIAVLALGIIALGMWATKPSYTPLFSGLSGEDANTLVEQLRGEGVPYELSNGGATIMVPEENVYDQRLKAAAAGLPSSTTGGYSLLDSMGVTASEFQQDVTYKRALEGELAKTISALEGVKTASVRLAIPEETVFVSEKNDPTASVFVETQSGVTLTSDQVQAIVHLTSASIDGMDPTDVAVVDSDGSVLSAVGEGATGGADQQVSDYEAGIRASVQSMLDKMVGAGNATVVVAADMSRESAERVEETFTSPEDPLALSESATVDSTGAGGQTAAGVLGPDNIAVPGTAEAADGETSSSLTRNNAVNKVTESTSIPAGVLTRKTISVALNQGAAKGLNMAGVTDLVATAAGIDEERGDVVTVEVVPFNGAGAAEATEALAAAAAEAEADRFADLIRTAVIALAIALPIIVALAIFAARSKRRKQDIEEAADLADLRSILNDTQPTAALTTPAYTAIPTVPTSPLLIEPNAIDRTRAEIDALAAQDPHRAAEFLRGLMDGQRA from the coding sequence ATGCCCCGCCAAGTCACCTCCGCGTTCCGCAACTTCGCGAACGCCGTCCGCGAATTCACCGTCGCACAGCGCACCGTCGCGATCATCGGCATCGCCGTGCTCGCGCTCGGCATCATCGCCTTGGGCATGTGGGCGACGAAGCCGTCGTACACCCCGCTCTTCTCCGGTCTCAGCGGGGAGGACGCCAACACCCTGGTCGAGCAGCTGCGCGGCGAGGGCGTCCCCTACGAACTCTCCAACGGCGGCGCCACGATCATGGTGCCGGAGGAGAACGTCTACGACCAGCGTCTCAAGGCCGCGGCCGCGGGCCTCCCCTCGTCGACGACGGGCGGCTACTCGCTGCTCGACTCGATGGGGGTCACCGCCTCGGAGTTCCAGCAGGACGTGACCTACAAGCGTGCCCTCGAGGGCGAGCTCGCCAAGACCATCTCGGCGCTCGAAGGCGTCAAGACGGCCTCGGTGCGCCTCGCCATCCCCGAGGAGACGGTCTTCGTCTCGGAGAAGAACGACCCGACCGCGTCGGTGTTCGTGGAGACCCAGAGCGGTGTCACCCTCACCTCCGACCAGGTGCAGGCCATCGTGCACCTCACGAGCGCCTCGATCGACGGCATGGACCCGACCGACGTCGCCGTGGTCGACTCCGACGGTTCCGTGCTCTCCGCCGTGGGTGAGGGCGCTACCGGCGGTGCCGACCAGCAGGTCTCCGACTACGAGGCGGGCATCCGCGCCTCGGTGCAGTCGATGCTCGACAAGATGGTCGGCGCCGGCAACGCGACCGTGGTGGTCGCGGCCGACATGAGCCGCGAATCGGCCGAGCGGGTGGAAGAAACTTTCACCTCGCCCGAAGACCCGCTCGCCCTCAGCGAGTCGGCGACGGTCGACAGCACCGGGGCCGGCGGCCAGACCGCGGCCGGCGTGCTCGGACCGGACAACATCGCGGTTCCGGGAACCGCCGAGGCCGCCGACGGCGAGACGAGCTCGAGCCTGACGCGCAACAACGCGGTGAACAAGGTCACCGAATCCACCAGCATCCCGGCGGGCGTGCTCACGCGCAAGACCATCTCGGTGGCGCTGAACCAGGGCGCGGCTAAGGGACTGAACATGGCCGGTGTCACCGACCTGGTGGCCACCGCCGCGGGCATCGACGAGGAGCGCGGAGACGTCGTCACCGTCGAGGTCGTGCCGTTCAACGGGGCGGGAGCCGCGGAGGCCACCGAGGCGCTCGCCGCAGCGGCCGCAGAGGCGGAAGCCGACCGCTTCGCCGACCTCATCCGCACCGCCGTCATCGCACTCGCGATCGCGCTGCCCATCATCGTCGCCCTCGCGATCTTCGCCGCCCGGTCGAAGCGCCGCAAGCAGGACATCGAGGAGGCCGCCGACCTCGCCGACCTGCGTTCGATCCTCAACGACACGCAGCCGACGGCCGCGCTCACCACCCCCGCCTACACGGCGATCCCGACGGTTCCCACGTCGCCGCTGCTCATCGAGCCGAACGCGATCGACCGCACCCGCGCCGAGATCGACGCGCTCGCCGCGCAGGACCCGCACCGCGCCGCTGAGTTCCTGCGCGGCCTGATGGACGGCCAGCGCGCGTGA
- the fliG gene encoding flagellar motor switch protein FliG: MTDVAAALSGTQKVAVVLMSMDQEAAAGVMKQFTEAEAEEIAGEIIKLRRVESSVADEVMTEYLDLTVKGGWSSRGGKDFANSLLEASFGAERAGDLMNRVASNMAGKAFEFLDSVESGQIVTLMDGELPQTIALVLAHMRPDHAAPVLAALDDDVRSEVAQSIGMMGTAIPEAVRIVADTLKLRAGAVVSSGESMDVVGGIQPLVEIINRADISTEKALLERLDEIDPELAEEVRSRMLTFADIVKLERRDVQQVLRGIDTAVLAVAMKGTTEAVTEVIKTNLSERNRELLDDETKSLGPVRASQVEEARAEVVRAIRDLEAQGSITVQRGSDEDEYVQ; the protein is encoded by the coding sequence GTGACTGACGTCGCCGCCGCCCTGAGCGGAACCCAGAAGGTCGCGGTCGTGCTCATGAGCATGGACCAGGAGGCCGCCGCCGGGGTGATGAAGCAGTTCACCGAGGCGGAGGCCGAGGAGATTGCCGGCGAGATCATCAAGCTGCGCCGCGTCGAATCCAGCGTGGCCGACGAGGTCATGACCGAGTACCTCGACCTCACCGTGAAGGGCGGCTGGAGCTCGCGCGGCGGCAAGGACTTCGCCAACAGCCTGCTCGAGGCCAGCTTCGGCGCCGAGCGCGCCGGCGACCTGATGAACCGCGTCGCCTCCAACATGGCCGGCAAGGCCTTCGAGTTTCTCGACAGCGTCGAGTCGGGCCAGATCGTGACCCTGATGGACGGCGAACTGCCGCAGACCATCGCCCTCGTTCTCGCGCACATGCGCCCCGACCACGCCGCGCCGGTGCTCGCGGCCCTCGACGACGACGTGCGCAGCGAGGTCGCCCAGAGCATCGGCATGATGGGGACCGCGATCCCCGAGGCGGTGCGGATCGTCGCCGACACTCTCAAGCTGCGCGCGGGTGCCGTCGTGTCATCCGGCGAATCCATGGACGTCGTGGGCGGCATCCAACCGCTCGTCGAGATCATCAACCGGGCCGACATCTCCACCGAGAAGGCCCTGCTCGAACGGCTCGACGAGATCGACCCCGAGCTCGCCGAAGAGGTGCGCTCGCGCATGCTCACCTTCGCCGACATCGTGAAGCTCGAGCGTCGCGACGTGCAGCAGGTGCTGCGCGGCATCGACACCGCGGTGCTCGCGGTCGCCATGAAGGGCACCACCGAGGCCGTCACCGAGGTCATCAAGACCAACCTCTCCGAGCGCAACCGGGAGCTGCTCGACGACGAGACAAAGTCGCTCGGCCCCGTGCGCGCCTCGCAGGTGGAGGAGGCCCGCGCGGAGGTCGTGCGTGCCATCCGCGACCTCGAGGCACAGGGCAGCATCACCGTGCAGCGCGGCAGCGACGAGGACGAATATGTCCAGTGA
- a CDS encoding FliH/SctL family protein, with protein sequence MSSETGFSTLSYPALRSVAGETRDDSARIAGHAAGYAAGLREAEERVAARIAELEAETAASIAHGRARIDLAVAVLDSAAAALDARTVPVLEAAGGALAEGALQIAEAVIGSEFADGAVAARSALHRALDSVDVGLVRTVRLNPTDLATLGPEVLAATGVTFTPDPTLARGDAVTEFPDGYLDARIGTAVARVKTAIEEARS encoded by the coding sequence ATGTCCAGTGAGACCGGGTTCTCGACCCTGAGCTATCCCGCCCTGCGCAGCGTCGCGGGCGAGACCCGCGACGACAGCGCACGCATCGCCGGGCACGCCGCCGGCTACGCGGCCGGGCTGCGCGAGGCGGAAGAGCGCGTGGCCGCTCGCATCGCCGAGCTCGAGGCGGAGACCGCGGCGTCGATCGCCCACGGCCGGGCGAGGATCGACCTTGCCGTAGCCGTGCTCGATTCCGCCGCCGCCGCCCTCGACGCCCGCACGGTGCCGGTGCTCGAGGCCGCAGGCGGCGCGCTCGCCGAGGGCGCCCTGCAGATCGCGGAGGCCGTGATCGGCTCGGAGTTCGCCGACGGAGCGGTTGCCGCGCGTTCCGCGCTGCACCGCGCTCTCGACTCCGTCGACGTCGGGCTGGTGCGCACCGTGCGCCTGAACCCGACCGACCTCGCGACCCTCGGCCCCGAGGTGCTCGCGGCGACCGGCGTGACGTTCACCCCCGACCCGACCCTGGCCCGCGGCGACGCCGTGACCGAGTTCCCCGACGGCTACCTTGACGCGCGAATCGGCACCGCCGTCGCGCGCGTGAAGACGGCCATCGAGGAGGCACGGTCGTGA